The genomic stretch GTTTGTGCAGCGACGGTCACGCTGGTCCTCTTCTCTCAGGCTCTCTCGGTGGTCCGGGGACTCAGCGAGACAGCGGGGCGTAGCGGAACTTGAACGAGGCATCCAGGGTGACGCCGGTGATGTCGTTGCCCGACACCGCGACCTGCGCGCCCTGAAGGTACGGCAGCGTGGAGAGATCCTCAGCCACCAGCTCCTGGGCCTCTTCGATCAGCGCAGTGCGCTCGGCTTCAACGGCGGTGCTGGACTGCTCCAGAATGGTCTCCTGGACCTCGCTGTCGGAGTATCCGTTGACCAGGAAGTTGTCCTCCTGGAAGAACGGGCTGAGGTAGTTGTCAGCATCTGAATAGTCCGGGAACCAGCCGAGCTGGTAGGCCGGATAGACGCCCTCGACACGCTCGGCGTTATAGGTGTCCCAGAGCGTGGACTGCAGGTTCACCTCGAAGAGGCCGTCGGCCTCGAGCTGGCTCTCGATCATGGCGTACTCCTCGTCCGAGGAGCTGCCGTAGTGATCCGGGCTGTACTGCAGGTTCAGCTCGACCGGGGTCTCGATGCCGGCCTCTTCCAGGACCGCAGCGGCGGCCTCTGCGTCCGGGCCGCCCTCACCGTCGCCGTACATCTCCAGCAGCGGCTCGTTGGCGCCGGTCAGACCCTCCGGGACGTAGGAGTAGAGCGGGGTATAGGTGCCCTGGTAGATCTCCTCGCTGAGCGCCTCACGGTCCAAAAGGTCCGCAGCCGCCTGGCGCACGGCCAGGGCCTGGTCCTCGTCGGCGTCCTCGGTCTCAGCACCGAAGGGCTGTGAGTTGAAATCGAAGACGATGTAGCGGATCTCTCCGCCCGGACCGTCGTGGACGGTGACGTTCTCGTCCTCGCGCAGGTCACCGAGGTCGGTGGGGCTCAGGTTGCGGTAGGCCAGGTCGACATCGCCTTGCTGCACGGCGAGCTTGAGCTGCGTCTCCTCGGTGAAGTACTGGGCGGTGACGACGTCGGTCTCCGGAGCTTCGAGCAGACCGTTGTAGTCCTCGAATGCCTGATAGCGGATGAGCTCGTTCTCGGTGTAGTCGGTGATGGCATACTGCCCGGCGAAGGCGTTGCCCTCGACGATGTCCTCGGAAGGGGTGAGCTCGGTGGCGGAAAAGACCTCCTCATCCACAATCGGTCCCACCGGAGAGGAGAGGATCTGCGGGAAGGTCTGGTCATCTTCGCTCGCGAGGTTGAAGACCACGGTGAGATCATCTGGCGCTTCAACGCTCTCCAGGTTGTACAGCAGCGAGGAGGGACCGTTGGGGTCGGCGATCTCCAGCTGACGGTCGAAGCTGAACTTCACATCCGAGGATGTCAGCTCGTTGCCGTTGGCGAAGGTCAGACCCTCTTTGAGCGTGACGGTGTACTGCGTGGGTTCGGTGAACTCGGCCGACTCGGCGATGTCCGGCTCGACGTCCGGGCTGCCGTAGGGGGTGTTCAGCAGGAAGGGGTACACCTGGTTCTGCACAGAGAACGAACCGTTGTCGTAGGAGCCGGCAGGATCCAGCGAGGTCACGACGTCGGTGGTGCCGACGGAGATGCTGCCGCCGCCTTCGCCCTCGGTGCCTCCTCCACCGTCGATGTTCTCGGTGTCTGCACATGATGCGAGCACCAGTGCGAGAGATGCGGTGAGGCCGACCGCGCTGAAGGCGCGGCGCCGCTGTCCAGAAGATGCCATGTTTCACGTCCTTAACGGTGATGGACGGTCCACGGCAGAGCACTGCCGCGACCGGGGTCGCGGCGAATCGTCGTGCCCAGGGAATAGTGAAACACACAACTATCTCGATTCGCGTGAGGAGCCACACTTTCTTCGCCACGGTGCAGACTGTTTTTCGTCCTTGAAACCTGGTCCTCTGCCAGGGTGCGAGGAGTAGTCTGCGAGCGTCCAGCCAGCCTCGGACCGACCCCTCAGGAGATGAGCATCATGCGCGCAGCACGCTTCTACGATCGCAAAGACATCCGCATCGAAGACATCGACGAACCCCCGCTGAAACCGGGACACGTGGCCATCGACGTCGCCTGGTGCGGGATCTGCGGCACTGATCTGCACGAGTATCTGGAAGGCCCGATCTTCGTCCCGGCCCACGGCCACCCACACCCGCTCTCCGGCGAGTCCGCGCCGGTCACGATGGGCCACGAGTTCTCCGGCACGGTCACCGAGGTGGCGGCCGACGTCGACGATCTCGGCCCCGGCCAGAAGGTGGTGGTGGAGCCCTACATCCTCGGAGACGATGTCGAGGTCAAGCCCGGAGTGGACTACCAGCTCTCACCGAATATGAACTTCATCGGCCTCGGCGGGCGCGGCGGCGGACTCAGCGAGAAGATCGTCGTGGAACGCCGCTGGGTGCACCCGATCGCGGACCACGTCGCCTTGGACCACGCCGCACTGATCGAACCGCTCGCCGTGGGCCACCACGCCTTCATCCGGTCCGGGGCCAAGGCCGGGGACGTCGCGATCGTCGGCGGCGCCGGACCCATCGGGCTGCTCACCTCCGCGGTGCTCAAAGCTCAGGGGCTCACCGTCTTCGTCTCGGAGCTCTCCGAGGCGCGCAAGGCCAAGGCCCGGGAGACCGGGGTGGCCGATGAGGTTTTTGATCCGCGCGAGGTCGACGTCGCCGCGGAGGTCCGGAGCCGCACCGGAGGCCGCGGGGCCGACGTCGGCTTCGAATGCTCCTCCGTGCCGGTGGTCCTGGACATGCTCCTGGACGCGGTGCGACCCGCCGGAACCATCGTGAACGTCTCGATCTGGGGCCACAAGCCGGAGGTCGACATGCCGAAGCTGGTGCTCAAGGAGATCGCCCTGCTGGGCACCATCGGTTATGCCAATGATCATCGGCGCGTGATCGAACTCGTCGAGCAGGGCAAGATCGACCTGGGCCCGTTCATCACCGGTCGGATCGGTCTCGACGGGCTGGTCTCCGAGGGGTTCGATCAGCTGATCAACAACAACGAACAGCACGTCAAGATCCTGGTGAACCCCCGAGCCTGACCCTGCCAGCAGCTGCGGGGGCAGGCCTGCGCGCCGGGCCTGGCCCCGGGCCCCAGCGGTGCACCCCGTGGTAGGAAGAGAGCTATGACTCCCGTGCCTGCCGTGCTGGTCTTCGACGTCAACGAGACGCTCTCCGACATGCGTCCCCTGGCGGGGGCGTTCGAAGACGCCGGGCTGCCACCCGGCGCGGCGTCGTTGTGGTTCTCAGAGGTGCTCCGCGACGGGTTCGCGCTGACCACCACCGGGGTGAATCCGGACTTCGTCACGATCGCGCGCGACGCGCTGCTCCGCCATCTGGCTGCGTCGCCTGCGCCGCGGGATGGCGAGGAGAGCGCGGATCGCATCCTTAAGGTCTTCAAGCATCTGGACCTTCACCCCGACGTCGCGCCGGGCGTCACCGCCTTGAGCCAGACCGCCGAGCTGGTCACGCTCAGCAACGGCTCTGCGGCGATCGCGGAGGCCCTGCTGGAGTCCGGCGGTGTGCGCGGGCTCTTCGCGCAATGCCTCAGCGTCCAGGACGCACCCCGGTGGAAACCTGCGCGAGAGGCCTACGACTACGCCGTGCGGCAGATCGCTCGGGAGGCGCAGGAGCTGATGCTGGTCGCGGTGCACCCCTGGGACATCCACGGGGCCGCCGCCGCGGGTCTTCGCACCGCGTGGATCAACCGGACCGGGGCCGCGTACCCGAGTTACTTCCAGGCGCCGGAGATCGAAGCAGAACACCTGGTCGGTCTCGCGGACATACTCACAGCGACCGAGGACTGAGCACGCGGCCACCGCTCAGCGCAGCACCCGGACTTTCTCCTGCAGACCCCAAGGCGGCGATCGCAGCACGGGCTCGTCAGTGGTGCCAGTGTGGGCGGAACTCCACGGACGCGCAGACCCGCGCTCAAGGAGACGCGCACCGAGAGTGTGGTTAAGTTCAATGATGAGTCTGGGCCGTCGATTCCGCGTGCTGCTGGGCGCCAGTGGTCTCTCGAACCTCTCAGACGGCCTGGCCTTCGTCACGATGCCGCTCCTGGCCGCCTCGATGACGGACGATCCGCTGTGGATCGCTGGGCTGGCAACCATGTACGCCCTCACGCGGCTCTTGGTCGTGCTGCCCATCGGTGTCTACGTGGATCAGCTGGATCGCCGGTCCCTCATGGTCAGCGCCAATCTCCTCCGAGGACTGGCACTGGTGCTCCTAGCTGCCAGCATCCAGTTCGGCGCTGCCTCTTTGCTGGCGCTCTACACAGTGATGGCGGTCGTGGCGACCCTGGAGAGCCTGGCGGATGGCGCGGCCGTGGCCATGCTGCCCGGCGTGGTGCCCAAACCTGCACTCGACCGGGCGAACTCTCGCATCGCCAGTGTCCAGCTGATCAGCGACGAGTTCGTCGGCCCACCGCTGGGCGGCCTTCTCTTCACCGTGGCCGCTGTTCTGCCGGTCTACGTCATGGGCGGAGTCTGGGCCGCGGCCGGCGTACTTGCTCTCGCTCTGCCCAGGAGCGACGATCCGAAGGCGCGGGCTGAGTCGCGGCAGGCGTTCGGCACGCAGGTCGCGGAGGGCGCACGGTGGCTCACCGGACACCGGACCATCGGCAAGCTGTCGTTGATCGGCGGGCTCGCCAGCGCGGGGTACATGCTGCCCTTCTCGGTCTTGGTGATCTTCGCTCAAGACCGACTTGATCTGGCGAGCTTCGGCTATGGGCTCATGCTCGCCGGATCGGCGCTCGGCGGGCTCCTTGCTGCCCTGCTCGTCCCTCGACTGCGGCGTCGGTGGAACTACAGGACTCTCATCACAGCCAGCCTCGCACTCGGATCATTGAGCCTCGCCTGCTTGGCCTGGACATCGGCACCGATGCTCGCCGCGATCCTGCTGGCTCTGTACATATTTCATGCGGTGCTGTGGAACATCTGCGCCACGTCGTTGCGCCAGTGGCTGGTGCCAGGCGAGCTCCTCGGGCGGGTCGGTGCCGCGACAAGCGTGGTGAGCCTGCTCGGACTGGCCATCGGCTCCGCCCTCGGTGGGTTGCTGGCTGGAGTCGATATCCGGCTGCCAACCGCCTCAGGAAGCCTCGTGTTCGCTGCCTGCGCCGCGCTCGCCTGGTTAGGCCTCCCGGGCCGAGACCCTGACTCGAGCAGCTAGCTCCGCGCCTCGAGCACGAAGAACATGAAGCAGATGAAGGAACGCCCCACCAGTGGCGGTGGGATCAGCTCCAGCGGAGTGTTCGGGTCATAGGGCGGTTCGGTGATCGAGGAGATCTCGAAGCCGGCCTGCGTGAACGCCGCGGTGATCGCCGGCAGCGGGCGGTGCCAGTAGGTCAGCGTCGCCTCCTGACCCGCGAAAGTGAACTCATCGGAGAACTGGGTCCTCGCGAAGTAATCGGCCTTCGGGTGATTCAGCATGTAGGCGTAGGGGTGGTTGACCGAGAGGATCAGCCTGCCGCCGGGCTTGAGCACACGGTGCAGCTCCGCCAGCGCCGCCGTCCAGTCCTCGAGGTAGTGCAGCACCAGGGAGCCGACCACGTCGTCGAAGGAATCATCCGGGTAGGGCAGTGGCTCGCCGAGGTCGGCCACGCGCAGGTCCGCGTCCGCACCGAGTCGCTGGCGCGCAATCTCCACCATCTCCGGGCTCAGGTCGAAGCCGACGACGTCGGCGCCCCGGTCGATCAGCGCAGCCGCCAGAGGCCCGGAGCCGCAGCCGGCGTCGAGCACCCGGCGCCCGGCCACATCACCCGCCAGATCGATCATCGCGGGGCGCTCATAGTGCCCGTTCACGAAGTTGGATTCGTTGTCTGCCGCGTAGGCCGCAGCGAAACTGTCATAGGGCGCTGTCTGCATTGCGTGGACTCCCGTTCATAGGCTCGGCATGAGAAACCCCCTGAGCAGCCCATTTCAGCACGTTCGGCGTCCCGTGACCGGAGCAACACCCGAAACCCGCTCACCCGGTTGGAGATGGGAGTTCACACAGCGCGCGTAAGCTGGTCCGCTCCCAGCATCCTGCGTCGGACCATGGCGCTGAGCTGCTCAGCAAGCAGCACCACGACCAGGATCATGAGGATGATCGCGAATGCCGTGTCGAATTGGCGCAGAGTGAATGCCGTGGTCAGCTCCCCGCCGATGCCACCTGCACCGACCATCCCCAGCACGGTGGCACCGCGGATCGACTTCTCCAGGCAATAGAGGCTGGTCGCGGTGAACGAGGCGAATGATGCCGGCAGCACGGCCCCGACCACGATTGAGATCTCGTTGGCCCCGGTGGAGCGCAACGCGTCGATGGGCCCGCGCTCAACCTCCTCGATCCGCTCGGCGAAGAATCGTCCGGCGAAGCCGATCACGTCCACGGCGATCGCTAGGATCCCCGCCAGCGGACCCAGGCCCACGGCCATGACGAAGATCAAGGCCCAGACGAGGTCGGGGATTGCGCGAAGCGACGTGAGCATGAACCGCACCGCATGCGCCAACGGCTTCCACGGGGTGGTGTTCTGTGCGGCCAGAAGGGCAGCGGGCACGCTGAGCACCACCCCGATGATGGTGCCGATCAGCGCGATCTCGATGGTCTCCAGCATCGCTTCTGCGAAGTTGGGAAACCGCTGCGCATCGGGCGGGAACGCCCCGGAGAGGAATCTCCAGACGTTCTCGGGTGCGCGGAACAGGCGCTCGATCGAGATGTCCATGCGGATAAGTCCGTTGACCGAGATTCCCAGGAGGATCACCACGATCACGGTGGTGGACCAGCGCGGAGGCTTGCTTCGGCGCGGAGCCATCGGTGGTCCCTGCGTCGCCGGTGGGTTCCGC from Nesterenkonia sandarakina encodes the following:
- a CDS encoding ABC transporter substrate-binding protein; translation: MASSGQRRRAFSAVGLTASLALVLASCADTENIDGGGGTEGEGGGSISVGTTDVVTSLDPAGSYDNGSFSVQNQVYPFLLNTPYGSPDVEPDIAESAEFTEPTQYTVTLKEGLTFANGNELTSSDVKFSFDRQLEIADPNGPSSLLYNLESVEAPDDLTVVFNLASEDDQTFPQILSSPVGPIVDEEVFSATELTPSEDIVEGNAFAGQYAITDYTENELIRYQAFEDYNGLLEAPETDVVTAQYFTEETQLKLAVQQGDVDLAYRNLSPTDLGDLREDENVTVHDGPGGEIRYIVFDFNSQPFGAETEDADEDQALAVRQAAADLLDREALSEEIYQGTYTPLYSYVPEGLTGANEPLLEMYGDGEGGPDAEAAAAVLEEAGIETPVELNLQYSPDHYGSSSDEEYAMIESQLEADGLFEVNLQSTLWDTYNAERVEGVYPAYQLGWFPDYSDADNYLSPFFQEDNFLVNGYSDSEVQETILEQSSTAVEAERTALIEEAQELVAEDLSTLPYLQGAQVAVSGNDITGVTLDASFKFRYAPLSR
- a CDS encoding 2,3-butanediol dehydrogenase, producing MRAARFYDRKDIRIEDIDEPPLKPGHVAIDVAWCGICGTDLHEYLEGPIFVPAHGHPHPLSGESAPVTMGHEFSGTVTEVAADVDDLGPGQKVVVEPYILGDDVEVKPGVDYQLSPNMNFIGLGGRGGGLSEKIVVERRWVHPIADHVALDHAALIEPLAVGHHAFIRSGAKAGDVAIVGGAGPIGLLTSAVLKAQGLTVFVSELSEARKAKARETGVADEVFDPREVDVAAEVRSRTGGRGADVGFECSSVPVVLDMLLDAVRPAGTIVNVSIWGHKPEVDMPKLVLKEIALLGTIGYANDHRRVIELVEQGKIDLGPFITGRIGLDGLVSEGFDQLINNNEQHVKILVNPRA
- a CDS encoding haloacid dehalogenase type II, whose product is MTPVPAVLVFDVNETLSDMRPLAGAFEDAGLPPGAASLWFSEVLRDGFALTTTGVNPDFVTIARDALLRHLAASPAPRDGEESADRILKVFKHLDLHPDVAPGVTALSQTAELVTLSNGSAAIAEALLESGGVRGLFAQCLSVQDAPRWKPAREAYDYAVRQIAREAQELMLVAVHPWDIHGAAAAGLRTAWINRTGAAYPSYFQAPEIEAEHLVGLADILTATED
- a CDS encoding MFS transporter, producing MMSLGRRFRVLLGASGLSNLSDGLAFVTMPLLAASMTDDPLWIAGLATMYALTRLLVVLPIGVYVDQLDRRSLMVSANLLRGLALVLLAASIQFGAASLLALYTVMAVVATLESLADGAAVAMLPGVVPKPALDRANSRIASVQLISDEFVGPPLGGLLFTVAAVLPVYVMGGVWAAAGVLALALPRSDDPKARAESRQAFGTQVAEGARWLTGHRTIGKLSLIGGLASAGYMLPFSVLVIFAQDRLDLASFGYGLMLAGSALGGLLAALLVPRLRRRWNYRTLITASLALGSLSLACLAWTSAPMLAAILLALYIFHAVLWNICATSLRQWLVPGELLGRVGAATSVVSLLGLAIGSALGGLLAGVDIRLPTASGSLVFAACAALAWLGLPGRDPDSSS
- a CDS encoding class I SAM-dependent methyltransferase: MQTAPYDSFAAAYAADNESNFVNGHYERPAMIDLAGDVAGRRVLDAGCGSGPLAAALIDRGADVVGFDLSPEMVEIARQRLGADADLRVADLGEPLPYPDDSFDDVVGSLVLHYLEDWTAALAELHRVLKPGGRLILSVNHPYAYMLNHPKADYFARTQFSDEFTFAGQEATLTYWHRPLPAITAAFTQAGFEISSITEPPYDPNTPLELIPPPLVGRSFICFMFFVLEARS
- the phnE gene encoding phosphonate ABC transporter, permease protein PhnE, with the protein product MTYPSNDVALRNPPATQGPPMAPRRSKPPRWSTTVIVVILLGISVNGLIRMDISIERLFRAPENVWRFLSGAFPPDAQRFPNFAEAMLETIEIALIGTIIGVVLSVPAALLAAQNTTPWKPLAHAVRFMLTSLRAIPDLVWALIFVMAVGLGPLAGILAIAVDVIGFAGRFFAERIEEVERGPIDALRSTGANEISIVVGAVLPASFASFTATSLYCLEKSIRGATVLGMVGAGGIGGELTTAFTLRQFDTAFAIILMILVVVLLAEQLSAMVRRRMLGADQLTRAV